Proteins found in one Oncorhynchus tshawytscha isolate Ot180627B linkage group LG25, Otsh_v2.0, whole genome shotgun sequence genomic segment:
- the LOC112224064 gene encoding zinc finger protein 281-like isoform X1: MEKFVRRPLVTLAISSHTAAALSSHDPSARPTIPRAWTRWKKASAARRQCFVCNTSKKRTREENTNISSQSRSCVGHPYLAPSNASPPALAMSIIQDKLGNEFLQSNGGMDPNFTPGMLMFSHLPPVTSFTRLASQSVMVGNQPQEIILKKERDSPPQVGSFLHGMGIKQEQMSELDYRMPLYGGGGLGGSCGGGGGMRKGNEMLEMQFGGGHHHNHQNMLLHDLSNGRIGELVSGRPVKGTKESLGRRRKSDGEGKARRKRGEHKMLDGEGDGLSPNSKPHICEHCSAAFRSSYHLRRHVLIHTDRTGERPFRCSQCNMSFIQKYLLQRHEKIHSGEKPFSCDQCNMCFIQKYHMERHKRTHSGEKPYRCDTCQQFFSRTDRLLKHKRTCGEALKKGLDPSMLQLVDADIGHGSYSLTQGNATATSGRRRGKSKNAGEGIERKRKKTVAATVSLGSLQDYGTECSDLGPIMQGRTPKLVFKKNNKSLNSVEDGEQKLLSQKQGSMELAVGSGLEALGLLQGSSGGGAKQAQSATKQAQSATSNNYDGAMQFVKKRRYLQHMANNDYGASSLHMGQPQSSSVIQGSLGHQNEPAMLDALPLDLKHHDKSCIPDEVLQSLLDHYSHKSDNAHHHHSDVTFDLTDSSGSHHVDLQPAAPVTPELDDDSPNGGDKQVVMSEYSKFLLQALERTSHSGPFPTLGPSRPFPLLPSSSSPTGPFFPDKHVYTSSPLECGYPPSISLPLPSSTVSSSSLSSSKSHYGILVGSPPQPAFHLNGLEAASHQQLTPSQELTEQLEKQHHSHGFQLTPQELTAAGGATKEQGAKGNRSNGSGNYADLDTPKEVDLRATYQIENFAQAFGSQFKSGRHTPLGYSIDLRPEVDHRIRATVSEFSGFTSLLADVSEPVSTGSKTATSQSFR; this comes from the exons ATGGAAAAGTTTGTCAGGCGACCTTTGGTGACACTAGCCATATCTAGTCATACTGCAGCAGCTCTCTCCTCTCACGACCCGTCCGCTAGACCCACAATTCCCCGCGCCTGGACAAGATGGAAGAAAGCATCGGCCGCAAGACGACAATGTTTTGTCTGTAACACCTCAAAGAAACGAACAAGAGAAGAAAATACCAACATTTCTAGCCAGTCGCGGTCATGTGTAG GACACCCCTACCTGGCCCCATCTAATGCTTCCCCTCCTGCACTTGCCATGAGTATTATCCAAGACAAGCTAGGCAACGAGTTTCTGCAAAGCAACGGGGGTATGGACCCCAACTTCACCCCGGGTATGCTCATGTTTAGCCACCTGCCGCCTGTCACCAGCTTCACCCGCCTGGCTTCGCAGTCAGTCATGGTGGGCAACCAACCCCAGGAGATTATCCTAAAAAAGGAACGTGACTCTCCTCCCCAAGTCGGCAGCTTCCTCCATGGCATGGGCATCAAACAGGAGCAGATGAGCGAGCTGGACTACCGTATGCCCCTCTATGGTGGAGGAGGACTGGGTGGCAGctgtggtggaggagggggcaTGCGGAAGGGAAATGAGATGCTGGAGATGCAGTTTGGTGGAggccaccaccacaaccatcagAACATGCTCCTGCATGACCTCAGTAACGGCCGAATTGGAGAGCTG GTGTCTGGAAGACCAGTGAAAGGGACAAAAGAGTCGTTGGGAAGAAGACGGAAGAGCGACGGGGAAGGTAAAGCCAGAAGAAAACGTGGAGAACACAAG ATGTTGGACGGCGAAGGGGATGGCCTGTCTCCCAACTCCAAACCACACATCTGCGAGCACTGCAGCGCCGCCTTTCGCAGCTCCTACCACCTCCGCAGACATGTACTCATTCACACAG ATCGCACAGGTGAGAGGCCTTTCCGGTGCAGTCAGTGTAACATGAGCTTTATCCAGAAGTATCTGCTGCAGCGGCATGAGAAGATCCACAGCG GAGAGAAGCCCTTCAGCTGTGACCAGTGTAACATGTGCTTCATCCAGAAGTACCACATGGAGCGACACAAGAGGACCCACAGCGGAGAGAAGCCATACAGGTGTGACACCTGCCAACAG TTTTTCTCGAGGACAGACCGGTTACTAAAGCACAAGCGGACCTGTGGAGAAGCCTTAAAGAAGGGCCTAGACCCCAGCATGCTGCAGCTGGTCGACGCAGACATTGGCCACGGCAGCTACTCACTCACTCAGGGAAATGCTACCGCCACCTCTGGACGCAGGAGGGGCAAGTCCAAAAACGCAGGCGAAGGCATCGAGCGCAAGCGGAAGAAGACTGTGGCTGCCACCGTGTCGTTGGGAAGCCTGCAGGACTACGGCACGGAGTGCTCCGACCTCGGGCCCATCATGCAGGGCCGCACACCCAAGCTGGTCTTCAAGAAGAACAATAAGTCCCTCAATTCCGTGGAGGACGGGGAGCAGAAGCTGCTATCTCAGAAGCAGGGCTCCATGGAGCTGGCGGTGGGCTCAGGGCTCGAGGCCTTGGGCCTCCTCCAGGGCTCCTCCGGTGGGGGTGCCAAGCAGGCCCAGTCAGCCACCAAGCAGGCCCAGTCAGCCACCAGCAACAACTACGACGGCGCCATGCAGTTTGTGAAGAAGCGTCGCTACCTCCAACATATGGCCAACAACGACTATGGGGCATCCTCCCTCCACATGGGCCAGCCCCAGTCCAGCAGTGTGATTCAGGGCTCGCTGGGCCACCAAAACGAGCCCGCCATGCTGGATGCCTTGCCCCTGGACCTCAAGCACCATGACAAGTCATGCATCCCGGACGAGGTGCTCCAGAGCTTGCTGGACCACTACAGCCACAAGTCAGACAACGCGCACCACCACCATAGTGACGTAACCTTTGACCTCACAGACAGCAGTGGCTCGCACCACGTGGACCTGCAGCCGGCCGCACCTGTCACCCCAGAGTTGGATGACGACTCGCCCAACGGCGGCGACAAGCAGGTGGTAATGAGCGAGTACTCCAAATTCCTACTGCAGGCCCTAGAGCGCACCAGCCACAGTGGGCCCTTCCCCACTCTGGGTCCCAGCAGgcccttccctctgctccctaGCAGCTCCAGCCCCACAGGGCCCTTCTTCCCTGACAAGCATGTCTACACTTCATCCCCGCTGGAATGTGGCTACCCACCATCCATCTCCTTGCCGTTGCCCAGCTCCACAGTCTCCTCTTCTTCGTTGTCATCCTCTAAGTCCCACTACGGCATACTGGTAGGCTCCCCGCCCCAGCCGGCCTTCCACCTCAATGGCCTGGAGGCGGCTAGCCACCAGCAGCTCACCCCGTCTCAGGAGCTTACTGAGCAGCTGGAGAAGCAGCACCACTCCCATGGGTTCCAGCTCACACCCCAGGAGCTGACGGCCGCCGGCGGGGCCACCAAGGAGCAGGGGGCCAAGGGAAACAGGAGCAACGGCTCCGGCAACTACGCCGACCTGGATACACCCAAGGAAGTGGACCTGCGGGCTACCTACCAGATCGAGAACTTTGCCCAGGCCTTCGGCTCCCAGTTTAAGTCGGGCCGCCATACCCCGCTGGGTTACAGCATTGACCTCCGGCCCGAGGTCGACCACCGAATACGGGCTACTGTGTCAGAATTCTCAGGGTTTACCAGTTTGTTAGCTGATGTCAGCGAGCCAGTTAGTACAGGATCGAAAACCGCAACAAGCCAAAgtttcaggtaa
- the LOC112224064 gene encoding zinc finger protein 281-like isoform X3: MSIIQDKLGNEFLQSNGGMDPNFTPGMLMFSHLPPVTSFTRLASQSVMVGNQPQEIILKKERDSPPQVGSFLHGMGIKQEQMSELDYRMPLYGGGGLGGSCGGGGGMRKGNEMLEMQFGGGHHHNHQNMLLHDLSNGRIGELVSGRPVKGTKESLGRRRKSDGEGKARRKRGEHKMLDGEGDGLSPNSKPHICEHCSAAFRSSYHLRRHVLIHTDRTGERPFRCSQCNMSFIQKYLLQRHEKIHSGEKPFSCDQCNMCFIQKYHMERHKRTHSGEKPYRCDTCQQFFSRTDRLLKHKRTCGEALKKGLDPSMLQLVDADIGHGSYSLTQGNATATSGRRRGKSKNAGEGIERKRKKTVAATVSLGSLQDYGTECSDLGPIMQGRTPKLVFKKNNKSLNSVEDGEQKLLSQKQGSMELAVGSGLEALGLLQGSSGGGAKQAQSATKQAQSATSNNYDGAMQFVKKRRYLQHMANNDYGASSLHMGQPQSSSVIQGSLGHQNEPAMLDALPLDLKHHDKSCIPDEVLQSLLDHYSHKSDNAHHHHSDVTFDLTDSSGSHHVDLQPAAPVTPELDDDSPNGGDKQVVMSEYSKFLLQALERTSHSGPFPTLGPSRPFPLLPSSSSPTGPFFPDKHVYTSSPLECGYPPSISLPLPSSTVSSSSLSSSKSHYGILVGSPPQPAFHLNGLEAASHQQLTPSQELTEQLEKQHHSHGFQLTPQELTAAGGATKEQGAKGNRSNGSGNYADLDTPKEVDLRATYQIENFAQAFGSQFKSGRHTPLGYSIDLRPEVDHRIRATVSEFSGFTSLLADVSEPVSTGSKTATSQSFR, encoded by the exons ATGAGTATTATCCAAGACAAGCTAGGCAACGAGTTTCTGCAAAGCAACGGGGGTATGGACCCCAACTTCACCCCGGGTATGCTCATGTTTAGCCACCTGCCGCCTGTCACCAGCTTCACCCGCCTGGCTTCGCAGTCAGTCATGGTGGGCAACCAACCCCAGGAGATTATCCTAAAAAAGGAACGTGACTCTCCTCCCCAAGTCGGCAGCTTCCTCCATGGCATGGGCATCAAACAGGAGCAGATGAGCGAGCTGGACTACCGTATGCCCCTCTATGGTGGAGGAGGACTGGGTGGCAGctgtggtggaggagggggcaTGCGGAAGGGAAATGAGATGCTGGAGATGCAGTTTGGTGGAggccaccaccacaaccatcagAACATGCTCCTGCATGACCTCAGTAACGGCCGAATTGGAGAGCTG GTGTCTGGAAGACCAGTGAAAGGGACAAAAGAGTCGTTGGGAAGAAGACGGAAGAGCGACGGGGAAGGTAAAGCCAGAAGAAAACGTGGAGAACACAAG ATGTTGGACGGCGAAGGGGATGGCCTGTCTCCCAACTCCAAACCACACATCTGCGAGCACTGCAGCGCCGCCTTTCGCAGCTCCTACCACCTCCGCAGACATGTACTCATTCACACAG ATCGCACAGGTGAGAGGCCTTTCCGGTGCAGTCAGTGTAACATGAGCTTTATCCAGAAGTATCTGCTGCAGCGGCATGAGAAGATCCACAGCG GAGAGAAGCCCTTCAGCTGTGACCAGTGTAACATGTGCTTCATCCAGAAGTACCACATGGAGCGACACAAGAGGACCCACAGCGGAGAGAAGCCATACAGGTGTGACACCTGCCAACAG TTTTTCTCGAGGACAGACCGGTTACTAAAGCACAAGCGGACCTGTGGAGAAGCCTTAAAGAAGGGCCTAGACCCCAGCATGCTGCAGCTGGTCGACGCAGACATTGGCCACGGCAGCTACTCACTCACTCAGGGAAATGCTACCGCCACCTCTGGACGCAGGAGGGGCAAGTCCAAAAACGCAGGCGAAGGCATCGAGCGCAAGCGGAAGAAGACTGTGGCTGCCACCGTGTCGTTGGGAAGCCTGCAGGACTACGGCACGGAGTGCTCCGACCTCGGGCCCATCATGCAGGGCCGCACACCCAAGCTGGTCTTCAAGAAGAACAATAAGTCCCTCAATTCCGTGGAGGACGGGGAGCAGAAGCTGCTATCTCAGAAGCAGGGCTCCATGGAGCTGGCGGTGGGCTCAGGGCTCGAGGCCTTGGGCCTCCTCCAGGGCTCCTCCGGTGGGGGTGCCAAGCAGGCCCAGTCAGCCACCAAGCAGGCCCAGTCAGCCACCAGCAACAACTACGACGGCGCCATGCAGTTTGTGAAGAAGCGTCGCTACCTCCAACATATGGCCAACAACGACTATGGGGCATCCTCCCTCCACATGGGCCAGCCCCAGTCCAGCAGTGTGATTCAGGGCTCGCTGGGCCACCAAAACGAGCCCGCCATGCTGGATGCCTTGCCCCTGGACCTCAAGCACCATGACAAGTCATGCATCCCGGACGAGGTGCTCCAGAGCTTGCTGGACCACTACAGCCACAAGTCAGACAACGCGCACCACCACCATAGTGACGTAACCTTTGACCTCACAGACAGCAGTGGCTCGCACCACGTGGACCTGCAGCCGGCCGCACCTGTCACCCCAGAGTTGGATGACGACTCGCCCAACGGCGGCGACAAGCAGGTGGTAATGAGCGAGTACTCCAAATTCCTACTGCAGGCCCTAGAGCGCACCAGCCACAGTGGGCCCTTCCCCACTCTGGGTCCCAGCAGgcccttccctctgctccctaGCAGCTCCAGCCCCACAGGGCCCTTCTTCCCTGACAAGCATGTCTACACTTCATCCCCGCTGGAATGTGGCTACCCACCATCCATCTCCTTGCCGTTGCCCAGCTCCACAGTCTCCTCTTCTTCGTTGTCATCCTCTAAGTCCCACTACGGCATACTGGTAGGCTCCCCGCCCCAGCCGGCCTTCCACCTCAATGGCCTGGAGGCGGCTAGCCACCAGCAGCTCACCCCGTCTCAGGAGCTTACTGAGCAGCTGGAGAAGCAGCACCACTCCCATGGGTTCCAGCTCACACCCCAGGAGCTGACGGCCGCCGGCGGGGCCACCAAGGAGCAGGGGGCCAAGGGAAACAGGAGCAACGGCTCCGGCAACTACGCCGACCTGGATACACCCAAGGAAGTGGACCTGCGGGCTACCTACCAGATCGAGAACTTTGCCCAGGCCTTCGGCTCCCAGTTTAAGTCGGGCCGCCATACCCCGCTGGGTTACAGCATTGACCTCCGGCCCGAGGTCGACCACCGAATACGGGCTACTGTGTCAGAATTCTCAGGGTTTACCAGTTTGTTAGCTGATGTCAGCGAGCCAGTTAGTACAGGATCGAAAACCGCAACAAGCCAAAgtttcaggtaa
- the LOC112224064 gene encoding zinc finger protein 281-like isoform X2, producing MEKFVRRPLVTLAISSHTAAALSSHDPSARPTIPRAWTRWKKASAARRQCFVCNTSKKRTREENTNISSQSRSCVGHPYLAPSNASPPALAMSIIQDKLGNEFLQSNGGMDPNFTPGMLMFSHLPPVTSFTRLASQSVMVGNQPQEIILKKERDSPPQVGSFLHGMGIKQEQMSELDYRMPLYGGGGLGGSCGGGGGMRKGNEMLEMQFGGGHHHNHQNMLLHDLSNGRIGELVSGRPVKGTKESLGRRRKSDGEGKARRKRGEHKMLDGEGDGLSPNSKPHICEHCSAAFRSSYHLRRHVLIHTGERPFRCSQCNMSFIQKYLLQRHEKIHSGEKPFSCDQCNMCFIQKYHMERHKRTHSGEKPYRCDTCQQFFSRTDRLLKHKRTCGEALKKGLDPSMLQLVDADIGHGSYSLTQGNATATSGRRRGKSKNAGEGIERKRKKTVAATVSLGSLQDYGTECSDLGPIMQGRTPKLVFKKNNKSLNSVEDGEQKLLSQKQGSMELAVGSGLEALGLLQGSSGGGAKQAQSATKQAQSATSNNYDGAMQFVKKRRYLQHMANNDYGASSLHMGQPQSSSVIQGSLGHQNEPAMLDALPLDLKHHDKSCIPDEVLQSLLDHYSHKSDNAHHHHSDVTFDLTDSSGSHHVDLQPAAPVTPELDDDSPNGGDKQVVMSEYSKFLLQALERTSHSGPFPTLGPSRPFPLLPSSSSPTGPFFPDKHVYTSSPLECGYPPSISLPLPSSTVSSSSLSSSKSHYGILVGSPPQPAFHLNGLEAASHQQLTPSQELTEQLEKQHHSHGFQLTPQELTAAGGATKEQGAKGNRSNGSGNYADLDTPKEVDLRATYQIENFAQAFGSQFKSGRHTPLGYSIDLRPEVDHRIRATVSEFSGFTSLLADVSEPVSTGSKTATSQSFR from the exons ATGGAAAAGTTTGTCAGGCGACCTTTGGTGACACTAGCCATATCTAGTCATACTGCAGCAGCTCTCTCCTCTCACGACCCGTCCGCTAGACCCACAATTCCCCGCGCCTGGACAAGATGGAAGAAAGCATCGGCCGCAAGACGACAATGTTTTGTCTGTAACACCTCAAAGAAACGAACAAGAGAAGAAAATACCAACATTTCTAGCCAGTCGCGGTCATGTGTAG GACACCCCTACCTGGCCCCATCTAATGCTTCCCCTCCTGCACTTGCCATGAGTATTATCCAAGACAAGCTAGGCAACGAGTTTCTGCAAAGCAACGGGGGTATGGACCCCAACTTCACCCCGGGTATGCTCATGTTTAGCCACCTGCCGCCTGTCACCAGCTTCACCCGCCTGGCTTCGCAGTCAGTCATGGTGGGCAACCAACCCCAGGAGATTATCCTAAAAAAGGAACGTGACTCTCCTCCCCAAGTCGGCAGCTTCCTCCATGGCATGGGCATCAAACAGGAGCAGATGAGCGAGCTGGACTACCGTATGCCCCTCTATGGTGGAGGAGGACTGGGTGGCAGctgtggtggaggagggggcaTGCGGAAGGGAAATGAGATGCTGGAGATGCAGTTTGGTGGAggccaccaccacaaccatcagAACATGCTCCTGCATGACCTCAGTAACGGCCGAATTGGAGAGCTG GTGTCTGGAAGACCAGTGAAAGGGACAAAAGAGTCGTTGGGAAGAAGACGGAAGAGCGACGGGGAAGGTAAAGCCAGAAGAAAACGTGGAGAACACAAG ATGTTGGACGGCGAAGGGGATGGCCTGTCTCCCAACTCCAAACCACACATCTGCGAGCACTGCAGCGCCGCCTTTCGCAGCTCCTACCACCTCCGCAGACATGTACTCATTCACACAG GTGAGAGGCCTTTCCGGTGCAGTCAGTGTAACATGAGCTTTATCCAGAAGTATCTGCTGCAGCGGCATGAGAAGATCCACAGCG GAGAGAAGCCCTTCAGCTGTGACCAGTGTAACATGTGCTTCATCCAGAAGTACCACATGGAGCGACACAAGAGGACCCACAGCGGAGAGAAGCCATACAGGTGTGACACCTGCCAACAG TTTTTCTCGAGGACAGACCGGTTACTAAAGCACAAGCGGACCTGTGGAGAAGCCTTAAAGAAGGGCCTAGACCCCAGCATGCTGCAGCTGGTCGACGCAGACATTGGCCACGGCAGCTACTCACTCACTCAGGGAAATGCTACCGCCACCTCTGGACGCAGGAGGGGCAAGTCCAAAAACGCAGGCGAAGGCATCGAGCGCAAGCGGAAGAAGACTGTGGCTGCCACCGTGTCGTTGGGAAGCCTGCAGGACTACGGCACGGAGTGCTCCGACCTCGGGCCCATCATGCAGGGCCGCACACCCAAGCTGGTCTTCAAGAAGAACAATAAGTCCCTCAATTCCGTGGAGGACGGGGAGCAGAAGCTGCTATCTCAGAAGCAGGGCTCCATGGAGCTGGCGGTGGGCTCAGGGCTCGAGGCCTTGGGCCTCCTCCAGGGCTCCTCCGGTGGGGGTGCCAAGCAGGCCCAGTCAGCCACCAAGCAGGCCCAGTCAGCCACCAGCAACAACTACGACGGCGCCATGCAGTTTGTGAAGAAGCGTCGCTACCTCCAACATATGGCCAACAACGACTATGGGGCATCCTCCCTCCACATGGGCCAGCCCCAGTCCAGCAGTGTGATTCAGGGCTCGCTGGGCCACCAAAACGAGCCCGCCATGCTGGATGCCTTGCCCCTGGACCTCAAGCACCATGACAAGTCATGCATCCCGGACGAGGTGCTCCAGAGCTTGCTGGACCACTACAGCCACAAGTCAGACAACGCGCACCACCACCATAGTGACGTAACCTTTGACCTCACAGACAGCAGTGGCTCGCACCACGTGGACCTGCAGCCGGCCGCACCTGTCACCCCAGAGTTGGATGACGACTCGCCCAACGGCGGCGACAAGCAGGTGGTAATGAGCGAGTACTCCAAATTCCTACTGCAGGCCCTAGAGCGCACCAGCCACAGTGGGCCCTTCCCCACTCTGGGTCCCAGCAGgcccttccctctgctccctaGCAGCTCCAGCCCCACAGGGCCCTTCTTCCCTGACAAGCATGTCTACACTTCATCCCCGCTGGAATGTGGCTACCCACCATCCATCTCCTTGCCGTTGCCCAGCTCCACAGTCTCCTCTTCTTCGTTGTCATCCTCTAAGTCCCACTACGGCATACTGGTAGGCTCCCCGCCCCAGCCGGCCTTCCACCTCAATGGCCTGGAGGCGGCTAGCCACCAGCAGCTCACCCCGTCTCAGGAGCTTACTGAGCAGCTGGAGAAGCAGCACCACTCCCATGGGTTCCAGCTCACACCCCAGGAGCTGACGGCCGCCGGCGGGGCCACCAAGGAGCAGGGGGCCAAGGGAAACAGGAGCAACGGCTCCGGCAACTACGCCGACCTGGATACACCCAAGGAAGTGGACCTGCGGGCTACCTACCAGATCGAGAACTTTGCCCAGGCCTTCGGCTCCCAGTTTAAGTCGGGCCGCCATACCCCGCTGGGTTACAGCATTGACCTCCGGCCCGAGGTCGACCACCGAATACGGGCTACTGTGTCAGAATTCTCAGGGTTTACCAGTTTGTTAGCTGATGTCAGCGAGCCAGTTAGTACAGGATCGAAAACCGCAACAAGCCAAAgtttcaggtaa